The Pelagibacterium halotolerans B2 genome has a segment encoding these proteins:
- a CDS encoding LON peptidase substrate-binding domain-containing protein: protein MRRPASISELPDMLALFPLSRALLLPGSHRPLNVFEPRFVAMVDDALAGNRMIGLIQPRDTAEEAPRGQVPLEKVGCIGRVTHFEEQAEGRYFIILEGVCRFAPTEELTTATPYRQARIDTSEFAADFTPELGEDAVDRPRLLKVLRAHAEFSDIEVDWDEIEDMATGELVDLAAMLGPYGAAEKQALLEARTLVERAETLMALAEIEMARARSGVVLQ from the coding sequence ATGCGCCGCCCGGCCTCGATATCGGAACTGCCGGACATGCTCGCGCTCTTTCCTTTGAGCCGCGCGCTGCTTCTGCCCGGATCACACCGGCCGCTCAATGTTTTCGAGCCCCGTTTCGTTGCGATGGTCGACGACGCGCTGGCCGGAAACCGCATGATTGGCCTCATTCAACCGCGTGATACGGCAGAGGAAGCCCCTCGCGGGCAAGTTCCGCTGGAAAAAGTGGGTTGCATCGGACGAGTGACCCATTTTGAAGAACAGGCCGAGGGCCGCTATTTTATCATTCTCGAAGGTGTTTGCCGTTTCGCGCCGACCGAGGAGCTGACAACAGCGACGCCCTATCGCCAGGCGCGGATCGATACGTCTGAATTTGCCGCAGACTTTACCCCTGAGCTCGGTGAAGACGCCGTGGATCGCCCGCGCCTGCTCAAGGTGCTGCGCGCCCATGCCGAGTTCTCCGACATCGAGGTCGATTGGGACGAAATAGAAGACATGGCGACCGGCGAACTGGTCGATCTTGCAGCTATGTTGGGACCGTATGGTGCCGCCGAAAAACAGGCCCTGCTCGAGGCCCGCACACTGGTCGAACGCGCCGAAACCCTTATGGCCCTCGCCGAGATTGAAATGGCCCGGGCCCGGTCGGGTGTCGTTTTGCAATGA
- a CDS encoding P-II family nitrogen regulator: MKLLIAIIKPSRLEEVRQALNSLDVHGMTVTEVKGYGRQKGHSEIYRGTEYAVHFLPKLKVEIAVDAAQVDAVASAIKDSAQTGRIGDGKIFILDLEQAIRIRTGETGTEAL, encoded by the coding sequence ATGAAACTGCTAATAGCCATCATAAAGCCATCGCGGCTCGAGGAGGTCCGTCAGGCCCTCAATTCGCTCGATGTGCACGGCATGACCGTAACAGAGGTCAAGGGGTATGGACGTCAGAAGGGTCACTCCGAGATCTACCGCGGTACCGAATACGCCGTTCACTTCCTCCCCAAGCTCAAGGTCGAGATCGCCGTTGACGCCGCCCAGGTCGATGCGGTTGCCAGCGCCATCAAGGACTCCGCGCAGACGGGTCGCATCGGCGACGGCAAGATTTTCATTCTCGATCTCGAACAGGCCATCCGCATCCGTACCGGTGAAACCGGAACCGAAGCCCTCTGA
- a CDS encoding ammonium transporter, with translation MNFKTSKLLGAAALASLLIALPALGQDAEVAEEVVETLSEGVSADVVFILNSFLMIFGGVLVMWMAAGFAMLEAGLVRTKNVSMQLLKNISLFAIAAIFYYLIGYNLMYPLGNWTIGSDDTGGYLGAFGIGILEAVGITADDADDFGYAATSSDFFFQVMFCATTASIVSGTLAERIKILPFLIFTVVLTALIYPIQASWKWGGGFLDAMGFLDFAGSTVVHSVGGWAALAGAILLGARIGKYNPDGTVNAMPGSSMPLATLGTFILWMGWFGFNGASQLAMGSVGDVADVGRIMANTNAGAAGGAVAALILTAIIYKKVDLTFVLNGALAGLVSVTAEPLTPGLGTASLIGAVGGVIVVFAVPLLDRLKIDDVVGAIPVHLLAGIWGTIAVIFTNADANLGVQLLSIVVVGIFTFVASFVVWLILKATMGLRPSEDDEALGLDKAEVGVEAYPEFR, from the coding sequence ATGAATTTCAAGACAAGCAAATTGCTGGGTGCGGCGGCGCTAGCCTCCCTGCTCATCGCACTGCCCGCGCTGGGGCAGGATGCCGAGGTGGCCGAGGAAGTCGTTGAAACCCTGTCCGAGGGTGTCTCCGCCGACGTTGTGTTTATCCTCAACTCGTTCCTGATGATCTTCGGCGGCGTATTGGTGATGTGGATGGCTGCCGGCTTTGCCATGCTCGAAGCCGGTCTGGTGCGCACCAAGAACGTATCGATGCAGCTCTTAAAGAACATATCGCTCTTTGCGATCGCTGCGATCTTCTACTATCTCATCGGCTACAATCTGATGTATCCGCTGGGCAACTGGACCATCGGATCCGACGACACTGGCGGCTATCTGGGCGCCTTCGGTATCGGCATTCTCGAAGCTGTCGGCATCACGGCCGATGACGCCGATGATTTCGGCTATGCCGCGACGAGCTCGGACTTCTTCTTCCAGGTCATGTTCTGCGCCACCACCGCCTCGATCGTTTCGGGCACGCTGGCCGAACGGATCAAGATCCTGCCGTTCCTGATCTTCACTGTCGTTCTGACCGCGCTGATCTACCCGATCCAGGCCTCCTGGAAGTGGGGTGGCGGCTTCCTCGATGCCATGGGCTTCCTCGATTTTGCCGGTTCCACTGTCGTACACTCCGTGGGTGGCTGGGCCGCTCTGGCCGGGGCCATCCTTTTGGGTGCCCGCATCGGCAAGTACAATCCGGACGGCACCGTCAACGCCATGCCCGGCTCGTCCATGCCCCTGGCAACGCTCGGCACGTTCATCCTCTGGATGGGCTGGTTCGGCTTCAACGGTGCATCCCAGCTCGCGATGGGTTCGGTCGGTGACGTGGCCGATGTGGGCCGGATCATGGCCAATACCAATGCCGGTGCCGCCGGCGGTGCTGTTGCCGCGCTGATCCTGACGGCGATCATCTACAAGAAGGTCGATCTGACCTTCGTGCTGAACGGCGCCCTTGCCGGTCTGGTTTCGGTAACCGCCGAACCTCTCACCCCGGGTCTGGGCACCGCCTCGCTGATCGGCGCCGTCGGCGGCGTAATCGTCGTCTTTGCCGTTCCGCTGCTCGACCGACTCAAGATCGACGACGTCGTCGGCGCCATTCCGGTCCATCTTCTTGCCGGCATCTGGGGTACCATCGCGGTGATCTTCACCAACGCCGATGCGAACCTTGGCGTTCAGCTTCTTTCGATCGTCGTCGTGGGTATCTTCACCTTCGTCGCCAGCTTCGTCGTGTGGCTGATCCTGAAGGCCACAATGGGTCTGCGGCCCTCCGAAGATGACGAAGCGCTGGGCCTCGACAAGGCCGAAGTCGGCGTCGAAGCCTATCCGGAGTTCCGGTAA
- a CDS encoding Trm112 family protein: MTMDDAPAPAGDNPRYRLDPRTIEMLVCPVTKTRLTLSADGTELISIVARYAFPIRKGVPLLVIDAARRIDEEEAEALRTRPGPGN; this comes from the coding sequence ATGACAATGGATGATGCCCCAGCCCCGGCGGGGGATAATCCGCGCTACAGGCTCGACCCGCGCACCATCGAAATGCTCGTGTGCCCGGTCACCAAAACGCGGCTTACACTTTCGGCCGATGGCACAGAGCTGATCTCGATCGTTGCCCGCTACGCCTTTCCGATCCGCAAGGGCGTTCCCTTGCTGGTGATCGATGCAGCGCGCCGGATTGACGAGGAGGAAGCCGAAGCATTGCGAACCCGACCGGGGCCTGGAAATTGA
- a CDS encoding thioredoxin family protein, whose product MDLNLNTQQAQTQDGLIVDSSTARFQADVLEASMQRPVLVDFWAPWCGPCKQLTPALEKIVTALGGKVALVKINVDENQALAGQMGVQSIPAVFGFVGGRPVDGFMGALPESEVARFAQKLIDMAAKAGVGGPSEAESQITAAMEAAQAALEAEDLERAYQIFATVLRHAPDNLDALVGVATVQFRTGDRDGALQTLAMLPEDQNHAGADALQKAIALEQEAEKLGDATQLEQALASNPDDHRARFDLAMILNAKGDRLGAAQALVAIMERNREWEDDGARKKLLEFFEAWGPKDAATLRGRRMLSSLLFR is encoded by the coding sequence ATGGACCTCAATCTCAATACACAGCAGGCCCAGACCCAGGATGGGCTGATCGTTGATTCTTCGACGGCGCGCTTTCAGGCTGACGTCCTCGAGGCCTCCATGCAGCGCCCCGTTCTAGTCGATTTCTGGGCTCCCTGGTGCGGACCGTGCAAACAGCTGACGCCAGCATTGGAGAAAATTGTCACTGCCTTGGGCGGCAAGGTGGCTCTGGTCAAGATTAACGTCGACGAAAATCAGGCTCTCGCGGGCCAGATGGGCGTACAATCGATTCCCGCCGTCTTCGGCTTTGTCGGTGGTCGGCCGGTCGACGGCTTCATGGGTGCATTGCCCGAAAGCGAAGTCGCCCGCTTTGCTCAAAAGCTTATCGATATGGCCGCCAAGGCCGGTGTCGGCGGGCCATCGGAAGCTGAAAGCCAGATCACAGCCGCCATGGAAGCCGCGCAGGCGGCCCTGGAGGCCGAAGATCTGGAACGGGCCTATCAGATATTTGCCACGGTGCTGCGCCATGCGCCCGACAATCTTGATGCGCTGGTTGGTGTGGCAACGGTCCAGTTCCGGACGGGCGATCGCGACGGTGCCCTACAAACACTGGCAATGCTCCCCGAAGATCAGAACCACGCTGGTGCCGATGCCCTCCAAAAGGCAATCGCACTCGAACAGGAGGCCGAAAAGCTCGGCGACGCCACCCAGCTTGAACAGGCGCTTGCATCAAATCCTGACGATCATCGGGCGCGTTTCGACCTCGCGATGATACTGAACGCCAAAGGCGACAGGCTCGGCGCGGCACAGGCGCTGGTGGCCATCATGGAGCGGAACCGCGAATGGGAGGACGATGGAGCACGCAAAAAGCTGCTCGAGTTCTTCGAGGCGTGGGGACCCAAGGATGCCGCGACGCTCAGGGGACGCCGCATGTTGTCCTCGCTCTTGTTCCGCTAG
- a CDS encoding FAD-dependent monooxygenase: MMAGSDQVQSFDILVVGGGPVGLSLAIALARFVPGINVGLLDRRALAVPRDSRASAIAAGVKHLFEAIGAWDGMAGAANPIAQMKITDSGSGDISRPVFLDFSGPKAPGEPFAHMVPNTASAASLIAAARNLVTIVEPGTVSAFSAGPAIGRIDLEDGRSLSAGLIVAADGGKSTLRGLAGIRAFSRDYRQSGLVTTIGHALPHHDVAYEHFRPAGPFASLPLAGNRSSLVWTEKPQAAQALVAMAPSDLAQRIEVAMGSVLGSVEIIETVQSFPLSLVLARRLAAPRLALVGDAAHVIHPLAGQGLNLGLRDVAVLAEVLVDAVRLGEDLGSMTVLERYERRRRADTALMACATDGLNRLFSNDVAPVRAARDFGLSLVNRIDPLKDTFMSQAAGQAGAKLLRGIPL, encoded by the coding sequence ATGATGGCGGGTAGCGACCAGGTACAATCTTTCGACATTCTGGTTGTCGGCGGCGGACCGGTGGGTCTTTCACTGGCCATCGCATTGGCGCGATTTGTTCCCGGCATCAATGTGGGCCTGCTGGACAGGCGGGCGCTCGCGGTGCCCAGAGATTCGCGTGCGTCGGCGATTGCAGCGGGTGTGAAGCATCTGTTCGAGGCTATCGGGGCCTGGGACGGCATGGCTGGTGCCGCCAATCCCATTGCGCAGATGAAAATCACCGATTCGGGGAGCGGCGACATCAGCCGCCCGGTGTTTCTCGATTTTTCCGGGCCAAAGGCTCCCGGTGAACCCTTTGCGCATATGGTTCCCAACACGGCGAGCGCCGCCAGCCTGATCGCTGCGGCGCGAAATCTGGTGACCATTGTCGAGCCCGGAACCGTATCCGCGTTTAGCGCGGGGCCGGCCATCGGTCGGATTGATCTTGAAGATGGGCGAAGCCTGTCGGCCGGGTTGATCGTGGCTGCCGATGGGGGCAAGTCGACGCTACGCGGGCTTGCTGGCATCAGGGCCTTTTCCCGGGATTACAGGCAGTCGGGCCTCGTGACCACCATCGGCCATGCCCTGCCGCATCATGATGTGGCCTATGAGCATTTCCGGCCTGCCGGCCCTTTCGCTTCCCTGCCTTTGGCGGGCAATCGCTCTTCACTGGTGTGGACGGAAAAGCCCCAGGCCGCGCAAGCACTCGTTGCCATGGCGCCCAGCGATCTCGCACAGCGGATCGAAGTCGCCATGGGTTCGGTGCTCGGCTCCGTCGAAATCATCGAAACGGTTCAGAGCTTTCCCCTGAGTTTGGTACTGGCCCGTCGATTGGCCGCCCCGCGGCTGGCGCTGGTGGGCGATGCAGCTCACGTCATCCACCCACTCGCCGGGCAGGGACTCAATCTGGGATTGCGTGATGTTGCGGTTCTCGCCGAGGTGCTGGTCGATGCCGTCAGGCTCGGCGAAGATTTGGGCTCGATGACTGTACTCGAGCGCTACGAACGCCGACGGCGCGCCGATACTGCGTTGATGGCATGTGCGACAGATGGGCTCAATCGGTTGTTTTCCAATGATGTCGCCCCGGTCCGGGCGGCGCGCGATTTCGGGCTCTCGCTTGTCAATCGCATCGATCCTTTGAAGGATACGTTCATGAGCCAGGCGGCAGGGCAAGCGGGCGCCAAGCTGCTCAGGGGCATCCCACTTTAG